In Candidatus Syntrophosphaera sp., the genomic window CGATCTGCTGATAGGGGCTCGCTTCGCTGCGCAAGACCTCGCTGACCTCGAAGCAGAGGCCGCGGTGGGGGCTGTGGTAATCCGTATGCCAGTGGCCCATGGTTCAATCAGGCTTGTGTTTGAGCGGTTCGCCCTCCGTGTCGAAGAGGCCGCGGCGCAGTTCCATGTGGCTGATGTGCTCGCTTTTGAAGCGCTTTTTCAGGTGGTTGAACAGGTCCCAGGGGGAGATGGTCTCGCCGCAGGTGAAGATGTCCACCGCGGCATAGGCGTATTCCGGCCAGGTGTGGACCGCGACGTGGGATTCGGCGATGACGACCACGCCGCTGACCCCGTGGGGCGAAAAGGAATGGAAAGTGTCGGAAACGACGGTCGCCTTGCCGAGCACGCAGGCGTCGATGAGGGCGCTGCGGATCTCCTGTTCGTTGGTCAGGATGTCTTTATCGCAATCGTAGAATTCCACGAGTATTTGTCTGCCAAGAGCTTGCATTATAAGTTACCTCTGCTGTCTGATATTTTATGGGGGGATATTCGGATCGCCTGATCGCGGATAGGGTCCCTTTGGGGCGGGAAGACGGCAGGGCCGTTTTTAGCTGGCCGAATCCGCCTTGGACAGAGGACTCAATGTTGCGCTAAAAGCGGAAAGTTGTAGCAATACCTCCTCGTCGTCGGTCCAGTGACCGGGATACAAGCCCGCGTAGAGGGCTTCACAATGGCTGTGAACACGCAGGAAACGATCTTCTTTCACGGCGACTCCTTTTAGCATATTTGAAAAACCACAATACGCAAAGGGGCAAATCCTGTCAATACCAAAATTCGGTCTTCCTCCCCAAAGGGCTGAAAATGAGGAACGGCACAGATTATTCTTGACATCTTTGGCAGCAGTCAAATAGAATGACCCGCAATGCGCAAGCGGAAGTTCCGCGGTACAGCGCCCGGCCTCAAAGGAGAACTGATGATCACGATCAAGGCTGTCAGCAGCAAGAAAGACCTTTCCAATTTTATCATGTTGCCCTTTGCCCTCTATAAGAATGATCCGAATTGGGTGCCGCCCCTCATCTCCGACCAGAAGAAATTCTTTTCCCCCGCGCACAATCCCTTTTTTGAACACTCCGAAGCCCGGCTGTTCCTGGCCCAGAGGGATGGGAAAACCATCGGCAGGATCACGGCCCACACCAACACCCAGCACAATAAGGAGCACCAGGACAACATCGGCTTCTTCGGCTTCTTTGAATGCATAGACGACCAGGAGGCGGCGGACGCGCTGTTCCGGGCGGCCTGGGATTGGAACAAGGCCAAGGGAAAGACAGCCATCCGGGGGCCCCTCAACTTCACGATCAACGACGAGGTGGGCCTGCTCATCGACGGCTTCGACACCCCGCCGATGCTGATGATGACGCACGCTTTGCCCTATTACCAGGCCCTCTGCGAAAACTCCGGGCTGGCCAAGGCCATGGACCTCTATGCCTTCTACAGCGACCGTTCCACCATCCCCGAACGCCTGGAGCGGATG contains:
- the speD gene encoding adenosylmethionine decarboxylase, translating into MQALGRQILVEFYDCDKDILTNEQEIRSALIDACVLGKATVVSDTFHSFSPHGVSGVVVIAESHVAVHTWPEYAYAAVDIFTCGETISPWDLFNHLKKRFKSEHISHMELRRGLFDTEGEPLKHKPD
- a CDS encoding GNAT family N-acetyltransferase, with translation MITIKAVSSKKDLSNFIMLPFALYKNDPNWVPPLISDQKKFFSPAHNPFFEHSEARLFLAQRDGKTIGRITAHTNTQHNKEHQDNIGFFGFFECIDDQEAADALFRAAWDWNKAKGKTAIRGPLNFTINDEVGLLIDGFDTPPMLMMTHALPYYQALCENSGLAKAMDLYAFYSDRSTIPERLERMYELLLKRTGVTIHTLSRNKKQCRKDLETIFRIYTEAWQYNWGAVPLTEKEFQHLVDSLLPLADPDLILFAELDGRPVGFSMALPNYNEVLKVMNGRVNPLTIIKALLAKRKITTTRAITMGVIKEYQNRGIDTIFHYISYRNAIPKNLFHSEFSWVLETNTMMIRVAEMLGSRAYKTYRIYEKPIA